Proteins from a genomic interval of Paenibacillus sp. FSL R5-0623:
- a CDS encoding organic hydroperoxide resistance protein produces the protein MEALYTAVATVKGGRTGSVTSSDGVLKHDLKMPKELGGSGGEGTNPEQLFAAGYGACYESALANVARKAGVKLEDVVVTSNVSIGKDPADDGFQLSVRLDVSMPGVDHSQAEELARKAHDFCPYSKATRGNIDVVLNVV, from the coding sequence ATGGAAGCTTTATATACAGCAGTAGCGACAGTTAAAGGTGGACGTACAGGTTCCGTGACTTCTTCGGATGGCGTTCTCAAGCATGATCTGAAAATGCCAAAAGAGCTTGGTGGCTCCGGTGGTGAAGGTACTAACCCTGAGCAGCTTTTTGCCGCTGGATATGGGGCATGTTATGAAAGTGCCCTCGCCAATGTAGCACGCAAAGCAGGTGTGAAATTGGAGGATGTGGTCGTTACAAGTAACGTATCCATTGGTAAAGACCCTGCGGATGATGGTTTCCAGCTGTCTGTTCGTCTGGACGTTAGCATGCCTGGTGTAGATCACAGCCAAGCAGAGGAACTGGCCCGCAAGGCGCATGATTTCTGTCCATATTCCAAAGCAACACGCGGCAACATTGATGTTGTTTTAAACGTAGTCTAA
- a CDS encoding zinc ribbon domain-containing protein, producing the protein MSIEEMIERRFVCTKCRGTDCNIKEVSMSGAGLSKMFDIQHNHYLFVACASCGYVEVFDPDVLKGKKQGQVGTILDILFGG; encoded by the coding sequence ATGAGTATTGAAGAGATGATTGAGCGGCGATTTGTGTGTACGAAATGCAGAGGCACGGATTGTAACATTAAGGAAGTTTCCATGTCAGGAGCAGGCCTGAGCAAGATGTTCGATATACAGCATAACCACTACCTGTTCGTGGCTTGTGCTTCCTGCGGGTATGTTGAAGTGTTTGATCCGGATGTCTTGAAAGGGAAAAAACAGGGGCAGGTAGGGACTATTCTGGATATTCTGTTTGGCGGGTAG